Below is a genomic region from Enterobacter hormaechei subsp. xiangfangensis.
TCCTCCGGCAATCAGCAGATCGCAATGCCCAAGATCCTCGGGAGCGTAAAGCTGCGCATTGCGGAAAAGGTGCGGTTCCAGCACTGAAAAATCCATTTTTATCTCCTCAGAAGAGTAGTTGCATCACCCACATTGAGAGCAGGGCGTTAATGACGCAGACAGCGATGATGTGCGGATAATACTTCGGGTTGACGCCTGCGGTGCCAAGGCAACGGCCCGTGTTTTGCACCGGATTACCCATCAGATAGATGGCGGGCAGCAGGATGGTGGCATCGTGACCGTTGAGCGTGCCGGCAGCGACCAGACTGGCGCAGACCCCCACACCGCCCCCCATGCTCATCACCGAGGCCAGAAGAACCGTTGCCGCCGCACCCGGAAGTCCCCACAGAGCCATGATGGGCTCGCATACCCTGCCGACAAT
It encodes:
- a CDS encoding YjiG family protein, with the protein product MIAQSRKNIMDLFIDGARRGFTIATTSLLPNVVMAFVIIQALKVTGLLDIVGRVCEPIMALWGLPGAAATVLLASVMSMGGGVGVCASLVAAGTLNGHDATILLPAIYLMGNPVQNTGRCLGTAGVNPKYYPHIIAVCVINALLSMWVMQLLF